From the genome of Anopheles funestus chromosome 2RL, idAnoFuneDA-416_04, whole genome shotgun sequence:
GGAAAAACCCTTTTATCCATAACTTTTTAACAACTGCATTTAATGCTACTAGCGGAAAAGCATAACGCTCAAACACATCCAATATTGCGCTGAGGGCACTTGTCTCTACTTCAGCCGATGGTTTGACTGACGCGTAATAGATTCCGTGCAGATCGATTGCCATGTTCAGCACACTTTCGTTCGTGCCAAACATTTTTAAGACAATTTTTTCTGCAGTATCCTTGCTTAACGGTATGTTACCTAAAGTGCTTTAATAGAAAGATGAAATTGTGTTAGGCAGCTTGAAAATAGACATATAAAAACTCAATGTAAAACTAGTCTTACCCCAGGGCACCTAAAAATAGTTGCAGAACCAGCTGTTCAGTGGTTTTGAATGTTTCCATTATACCGGTTAGTTGGGTTTCATTCTTTAGTATGAACAACGCAACTGGTTCCTTGGTTTTAGAAAAAGCATAATCCATCATTAggattttcaaacattttaacgCTGTATAGACGACCTTCCTATTCTTCCAGAGCATACCAGCACTGATCAGGTCCAGCTGATCATATTCTATTAATATGAGTTCCGGGAACGCTATAATGGTTTGGAAAATCTGCTCCATTACAATGCTGGCTACTTTCAAATATTGCAATCCACGCTTAATGTCCGGTATCAGCATTTGGCAAATTTGGTCAAtgtagttttgtttcttttgcagcGAACTTTTACGCCGGTGATCTCCCAAGCAGCTCACCCGTTCGATATCGTTCATCAAATGGCATCGTGCCATGCAAAGATGTGGAAGAAAGTGAACAGCAATCAATGCTCCGATCATCACACATTCGTCACAATTGCTATTGGCAAGTGCTATGGCAAACATGACGCTCTTATTGAACCAGTCGTTCTCTTCCAGTAGTTCCTTCCATGCGTCTGCTATTACATATTCCCAGAATCGATTGAAGTTCGCCAAAAAGTGGCTATCCTCCATAATGTCTAGTCTCTCGAATGGCTAATTGGAACATGAGGTACAACTTTCAATTGCTTCCCGTTACAAGTTGTTGGTTGGTGGATGAACTTACCGATTTAAACATGTTCTCTTCGAGTAAACGATTGGCATCTTGGCTTAGAAGCAACAAATCTGTATCCTGTATCGTGTACTTAAAACCGGTCATATCGACAAAAAGCTGTAGGATGCAAGTAGCGCCTTTATCTTTCTGTTGTTGTAATTGCCGCCACCATGAATAGTACACTCCCTAGAGCACAATAAAAATGGGCAAATGAAATACCAAACATTAACACAATCAGAGAAACTAATTACTTTCACAGCGCGTTCATTGCGAACGAATAGATTGTATAACTTGTCTTCCATTTTCACTACTTTCAACAGCGGTTAAGTTTACTGGGAAAATTGTGCACTGACGCCAGTACCGCTTTCACGTGCATATCATGAGAAACTAACCCAAATGGCAGTTTGTGGCCCAAAATTTGACGTTTGCATCGTAATCGCTTGAATTGACAGCGGTAAAATAGATACAGAACAAAACGCAGACAgaacagaagcagaagaagcgGAGCGCTGCTATTTACAATTGCTCATCGTAAGAAAATTTCCCGTTGTTTGCCTACCGTATCGTTGATTCTATCGATATTATTCCCGTTACAGATagcggaaaaggaaaatgtctGACGAAATGATGATTTGCCCGTATGACAAAAGTCATATTATCGTACGCCACCGCATGCCGTATCATCTGGTGAAATGCAAGAAGCACCACGACAAAGCGCAAATGATGGAGTCCTGCCCGTTCAATGCGATGCACGTAGTACTCAAAACAGATATGAAAGAGCACATCGGGAAATGTCCAGACTACATTACGGATTATTGATATTTTAAGGGCGATTTCCTGCAAGCACCTGCGATGGAACAAATGGCGTAGTATATAAGCAACATATGTAGGAGCATTTGTGCATCATTGGTTATTAACCGGACGATAATAATAATGTTATGAAGATGATATATTCGAAAGGATAAATGTATGTAACAATGCATGTTTTACAATACcgggaataataaaaaaaatcatgtttggCTCAATATAGAGATTTTGCGTGCTGCTGTCATCCCGCACATCAAGTGTTCTTCGAATGTCAAAACAAAGGAGGATGTGATGTCTTCTATCCGTCATCTTTTCGTTTCTTATTCGTCCGCTTCGGTTGGTTCTTCGGTGCTTCGGTGATCATCATCATGGGTGGTCCTCATGAATGCCAGTACGAGCGTTGATCgtgtacaaaaaaagcattgaCAAAAGCAACGCCGCTTACCAAGTATGCGGGATCGTAAAGAGTCTGTACCTGTGGTCAGTGTAATTTCGTTGTTTCATAAATACCGTGTTTTGTGATGAAATTGAACGTGACACAACATAGCCagggttaaaaaaaagattacctTCATATTACGATGTATTAACAGGAATGAAGTACATCTCACAAACTTAGCTCTCTGTTCGTCATTCAAGAAACCCCTGAGCACTGGCTTAGCACTTGACTGATTCAATCCCGGGTTTTTTGGTAGTTCATTCCATAGCTTTGGAAGGTGTTTGCATTTAGTGGACAGGGAGGTGGAACTGCTATCGAATGGATAAAACTACCCACTAAAAGCACAACACCTGAATGGTGATCAATTGAAACTATAATCAACCCATTAGTATGCAAAACATATGAATACTTGTGTTTGATAATACTGCCCGATGAGTTGCCTCGGTTGGCACCGTGCTCTTGTGAAGAAAGTTCCATGTTAAATGTGCAGTTTATATATGCATCCGACTCCCGCAGAGTCAAGCGTGCTTGCAATCGCCTCACTGGAAAGTGTCCTGTTTGTGAAGATTTTGCAGCATTTGACAACATTTGATCGGCAAAATAATTTGGTATGGGTGCGattgtttaccatttctaAAGCATTTCTTACGATCTCAGTTTTATGATTCTTTGTAGCATACGCCAAGATGATCGAAACGATCAAAATGATCGTGTGCCTGGTAGTGATCACCTTCATTGCCGCTGGTCAATGTAAAGATATTAATCCAACCACGAATCTTATAACGCCCGAATCATCTCGCCCGATGCTGGAATCGATCAACGGTACGCGTAACTATCGTGTGCACGGAAAAAAGGGCAAGGACGAAAAGACCTGGTATGATGGGCGTGAAATGCGCTACATTTATTGTGTACGACCTGCCAAATGTGAACCGATACGATACAAATCGTGCCTCGGTTCAACCCTCCCGTACTCATCGATCAGTCTCGATCTAACCGATTCGTACAGCCAGGAAGAAACGCACAACAAACTGTTTCAGTACAATGCGCTAATCAATGTACCGAAATGCTGGGCGGTAATACAGCCATTTTTGTGCGCTGTGTTTACGCCCAAGTGCGAGAAGATCAATGGGCAGGAAATGGTGTACCTGCCGTCTCTGGAGATGTGTAAAATAACGCTCGAACCCTGCCGCATACTTTACAACACCAGCTTTTTTCCCGAATTTCTTAAATGCAACGAAACACTTTACCCTCCGAAGTGCAACAACGATGTGCGAgaggaaatgaaatttaatgctACTGGCCAGTGTCAGAAACCATTGGTAGCGGCTGATTTGCCTGCGAATTATTATAAAGGTACAGGGTGAACCAAATACGGAGAGGTGGGAAAATCGGTTCGATaacgttttttatttctttcctttttacaGAAATCGACGGATGTGGTGTACAGTGCAAGGATCCACTGTACACAGACGATGAACATCGGCAGATACACAAGCTAGTCGCGTGGGGTGCTAGCGTATGTCTTACATTCAATCTGTTCACGCTCGCCACATTTGCTATCGACTGGCAGAATGCGAACAAGTACCCGGCGATGGTAATATTTTACATCAATTTCTGCTTCGCTCTATCTTGTCTAGGGTATGTTACGCctttattggaaaattatgTCAAACATTCAACTTATCTGTATGTCTCGTTTCTACCATTTATAGATGGTTAGCCCAGTTTACTCCAGGCGGTCGAGAAGACATCGTTTGTCGTAAGGACGGTACGTTGCGCACGTCCGAGCCGAGCGCTGGAGAAAATCTGTCCTGCATTGTGGTGTTCATACTGGTGTACTATTTCCTCATCGCAGCCATGGTGTGGTTCGTCATTTTCACCTACGTGTGGCACATGAGCTTTAAAGCGATCGGCAAAATACAGGACCGGATCGATAAGAAGGGTTCGTACTTCCATCTGATCGCCTGGTCTTTGCCGCTCGTGCTGACGATCACCATTATGGCATTGAGCGAAATCGATGGCAACAGTACGGTGGGCATTTGCTTCGTCGGTTATCTTAATCATCCGATCCGGGGCGGATTTCTTTTGGCTCCCGTGCTCTGTGTGCTGCTTGTCGGTGGATACTTTCTCGGCCGTGGACTGTTGACACTGATACGTTTACGTATATCGAGCAAGGAAATCATTTCGGCACGTGCTAGCAAAAAGATCCATCAAACTATCGTACGAATGGGCATCTGTACGACGTTTACGTTCATATTTATCGTTGCCACCGTTGTCTGCCACGTGCACGAGTTCCGGCACAGTGCTGCGTGGGCAACGGCATTGCGCCACTTTATCGTATGTCAAATAACGTCCATTTTCAACGAGGATGTTACAAACAGCTGCCGTATCGAACATCGGCCCAGTGTGGCCATTCTTCAGGTGCATCTGATCTGTTTGTTCGCGTCCGGTATAGTAATGTCGTCGTGGGTGTGGACCAACTCGACACTCGAATCGTGGGGTCGGTATTTTCGGAGGCGCTTCGGAACGGACATCGACGAACCGGTGAAGCTGCAGAAGCATAAGGTTATAGCGCAGGCGTTCGCCAAACGGAAAGAGTTTCAAAATCAGGGCCGATTATCAATCTCATTCCACAACTCGCACACCGATCCGGTGGGTTTAAAGTTTGACATAAATTCCGCCATCGGTAGCCACGATTTCAGCTCGACCTGGGCAAACAATTTGCCCCGCTTTGTGAATCGTCGCTGTGCGCTTACTGGAGCCGCCACTAGCTCGAGTCACGATCCGCGCAAAAACTCGGTAGACTCAGAGATCAGCTTTAGCGTGCGGCACGTATCGGTTGAATCTCGCCGGAACTCGATCGACTCCCAGGTGTCGGTGAAAATTGCAGAAGTAAAAACGAAAGTGGCCAGCCGTAGTAGCCGTGGTACGGTTGTGGTTGGTGCCGCAGGTGGAAAACACGCCCATAAATCGCGTCAAAGTCGGAGAAGACACGATTTTGCTGCTACTGGACGACGGTACAGCCGGAAGGAAAGCAGCACTTCCGTCGAGTCGCAGATTGTCACGGCAGCAATTCAAAAATCTGCCGGAAGCGGAACAGGGCGGCATTCAAGCGCGACGGGTACGTTCGGAGCCGGTAACATGCAGCGCCGTACTGGAATCGGTGCCATGGATGCGCATCAGATCAATGATTTGATCTCGAATGGCAAGCTGTTACTTCCGTTTCTGCAAGGCCAAGGACTGACCACATCGGAGGATGATAACGTATCGGTGGGTTCGTTCAAGCTGCAAGATTCCAAATTCGACATTATTATGAAGCAGTTTGAAGGATCAAGCCGCATTGGAGATGGTGGTGGATGTGGTGACGTCCCTACTAACCCCCGAACCACCACAGGGGGTTGTCACATTGAGGAGTACTGCAGCAGTGATGACGACGAccacgacgacgatgatgaagtGGAGGCAGAATCGTTGCTTAACGGAAGAAGTGTCCCATTACGTCAGATCACTTCGGGACGGGATAATATCCACTCGCGGGTGACGGATGGTATTTCGAAAGATGTATCCGTTGGAACACGCCACGGCAAGGATGGAGGAGGAGGATCGCGTGTAAGTAAGAGCAGCACGACCAAGAGTGTACGTAGTCGAAAGACAGGAACCGGATCTCGTCAGGGTACGCTGAGCAGAAAAacgcagcatcatcatcgtagaaaaaaagagaaagtgaGGGAGCGTGAGCGTGAAAAGGATATGGAAATGTTAGAGCGCGCGCCATCCCCAACTGGCGGAACGTTTGCCGGTGGTGAGACGATGTACGATTTCAACGATTCCTCCTTTACGTCGTACTGCTCCGAACTGTCGCCATTGCAGGTGAACAGTTCGTATTCGGGCGTATCGGTAGCTAAGACCAATTCACGCAATTCGAAGCGTAGCTGCGATGTTGGCATACAGACGAATGCGCATGAAATTGCCACACAGACCATGTCCTCGTTTGAGTTTAGCGAAAAAGCACTGAAGAACGAGGAGAATGCGGACATATACACCGAAAACCATCAGATGCTGCCAACGCTACCGATGGTGATGCAGGCTCCTTCAAAGCTCATCCAAACCACCGGCACGGGTGGCATGATTGGGCGCAAACAACGCGATGCAAACGAATCTGCTGGCATGAGCGATGCGGAAAAACTGAAGATGCTTTTACTGCCATCGAAGTAATTTTTGTCAATCCACCCTGAAATGATATTTTCACAAGCAATATGATGATATACTAGCACAAACCGGTAACGACTTACAGAGAAGAGATGTAGGCACGCTTTTTTTATAGGCGTAACGATCTACTAggcctgccatttctggttcACTAGACTTAGTTTTAGCACGTAACCGGACAGTCAAGTCCATACTGTGTATGTAAATTTTCGCGGATTTTCGCGGAAAAGAATAGAACGAAGGAAGATTTGATTGTTGAGCGCAGCTAGGATAATTACGATGAGTGCCTTTTAATGCTTAAGCATGCCGTTGATTTCATATCAGCTATACCTCGAACGCTGTGTCACTGTGCATTTAAAGCCATAAGATTTGATACTCATGTGTAGTAGAATCTCAAAAAATCACATGTGCAAAATGATGTTAcattgttttatgtgttttataaCTGTgctacaaaacgaaaacaatcgaATCAAGCAGATGGAATCATACACTAATAGGCCAAGACTGAACAATACATCCAGCACACGAGCAATTGTACAAGAAACATACAGTTAATGTACAAAAACCGATTGTGAGTAAAGCGTGCTTCCAAATGTGCAAAATGATGCAAACATATTGAAAGACTAAAAAAGAACAACGCAAACAACGACCTACAATTTAACGATTATACACAATGAATCTCggaagcagttttttttttgttccgtaCCGTTACGCTGTTACAAGTGTATTTGACGATCTTGTATAAACATTTCCGTTTCGATGTGCTTTTCTTACGAGTACAGTACAAGTGTAGATTATACCTATGTGTGTTTATTCCTTCAATTTTGTGGAGGATCATCTTGCGTTTCCCCACGATCATATGCCAAACAATATAACGCCATGTGTAAAgcggaaatggttttttttttgttttagcgtTGGTGTCTGCTCGGCCAAACGTTCATCGCTTTATGGAAAACGTTTAGCAGACATCAAAAAtagtatgaaaataaaatgattaattaaatCGGTTGCAATTACCAACTTACCTAAAGAAAGAAGGAACAGTCTGTAAGTATATTTTCggtcacaaaacaaatcacaaaccCATTTTTTCATActatcgttttattttcatttatataaTAAGCAAATCGAATGAATCGTGTAAAGTGACACACCGTACCTTCCACCGCTAAACTCGTTTCTGCCGTTCGAGCATATCGTGTTTCGAGCTTTTTTGTGTAGattaaaaattgaacatttgtcATTTCATATTCTAACCCTTTTCTATCTACGACCGTGGATGCAATGGACTGTTCTATACCTATcgtgcacgcacgcacacgcaaCCTTCTAAATTGGTACTACACAAGAATATGAATAGAGAGGAGGGTGGTGCACCGGAAGGACTTCCCAAATAAAGAGTCCTTCCTTTACCCCTTCCGCTATGACAATGGGGGCTCTATTCTTTCAGCTATATAAGGACGATTTAGTAAATAATGTTACTCCCGCAATTCGTAATATTACATCACGCGTATTCGGTCCAAAGTGTGTTTATATACTACACAATCGTAAACTGGAAGTATGATGACTAATTGCCAAAtgttgtaagtttttttttgttcatgttcCCTATTGGTGTCGcgttacacatacacacatacaaacgagtggaaaatttattcacaTCTAAATTCGTCAAAAAATTGCTATCGAGCTTCTTAACTAAGCCCTCGCGATCAATATATATATACGTGAATCTTGGATTAAATGCGTTACTACATATGTACGTCACGAGGATCAAATGTGTACACATCACCGCGTGCCTTCGATTATGCTTTACACTAAAACATCAATAACGCGAGCAATAAATAGCTGCAAAATACGTTAATAAAGATGATTTTACTTTACCAATGAAATGTAGCTACCACCAAATGGATGTCCTATGTCCTAAGCCAAAAACCTGACACCGTTGCACTGGTCTGTGTTTGTTTGGATCGCAAATGTGAGCTTTCCGAATTAAATACAATTATAGTAGATGTAAATTTATATGCTtatgtttttgcttatttGCTATATATATTGACGCTAAGCGATGCTccgtaataataaaaaaaaatcgtcactCTCCTGCTTACACAATGTTCATCGCATGGAGCTTTGTGGATAGCTCATCGTCTTCCGCAGGTTGAGACACTTTGAGTATAGCGGGAATGTGCATAATACAAAAAGGGCGATCATTTGTAGGGAAAAGAGAAATGAAACTTGTGTTAAAGAacgtttttgtgtttctaaATCACACTGCAAATCCCAAACGACAAACAAAGTatcacacccacacacaaaatGCATGCAAATCATCTTCGAGactaatgcaaatttgttctgCAACCCGAGGAATTCCGAAATGAACACTGTTAGTAATCTCCATCGGGAGCAAAAAATCCGTCGTCTTTGCTCCGACTTTTATAAAGTTGCGAATGAAGATGGTATGTACGTACGGCCATTTGTACCATCGGCAGATGGGTTAACGGATGTActagaagcaaacaaaacactcacaaccgaatgaaacaaacacgcgatgttatattaattaaaaccGAAATGCACACCCCCCATTGATGAGGCTTTTCGCATACGCATGGGAACATCATGCATGCAGTAACGCAAAATGgctaaaatgtaaaacaattaaTCGGACGACTTAGGTCGCCTATTTGGTCTTCTTACTAGCACCGCCGGCAGTGGCCGCCCGAAGCTGTTTGAGCTCCTTCGTCCAAATCAGATTGTTAAAGAACTCTCCGAGTAGGTACAAACCTACGCAAAAACCGAGACTAACGGCAAAGAAGAGGATACGTTGCGGTAGGTTCAGTACTTCCAACACCGGGTACACCCAGATGCCACCATAGTGGTGCACCACGTGTAACCACCCGAGGTACGATGCCATGAATATGCCCAGACCGGTAAAACCAGCCTTACGCGTCGGATACTGCCGGAAGCTGGTGCAAATTTCTATCACCATGAAAATGACGATATTGGTATGCATAACATGGTTCAGCCAGCTGGAatgagaatgaagaaaaatgtagTAATCAAATTCGACCGGTTTATAAACCTTGTTTCGTGCGTTACCCTGGGAAAACTGCATCTAGCGCCTTGGGGAACACGAGCTCACGATCGATCGCCATAAGCGTCCAAAACGTAACGCCAACATTGAGTGCTACCGGGAAAGCGAACGCGGCCAGCATGTAATCTTTCAGCTTCCGGATTAGTGGCATACGCTTCGGAGCCACCTCGTTGGTGCCGATGAAATCATTTAGGAGACAAATCGTAAAGTAAACTGCTTGTAGAATCTGGAAATTATATAAGAAGATATGCATTAGCTTGTTGCAGCTTCCAACAATTACACTTGGAATGAAATATAGAAGGAGCACAGAAAGTTTCACGTACCGCATCCCAGACAGTTAGAAATTTTAGTTTACCGCCAAACTCACCACCCGGCCGCAGCATTCCCGGCGGAAAGTGAACGTACGTAAAGTCATAGTAAACGGCGTACGAAAACTGGACGGCCGCGACTAGGTGCATAAGCGTTCGCAGGGCACCGTAAACACCGCGCTGATACCCATCGTTGGATTTGGATTTGGCCATGTTTTTATTAAGGACAAGCGATGGAAACGTTGCTAAACTGGTCCACGTTACAAGGAAAATTGCAGTGATttctgggtgttttttttctaccctgCTCAAACGAATGCACAACACTTTGCGCAGAAATAGCGCCTTCACTGGCGGGGTTTTACTGATGAGTGCCGCGTTGTAGATGACTGTGCATTATTCAGCGTGTCTTCAAGAGGCGATTTATTATCTCACCGCCACGATAGTTAACGAGGAAGGGCAATCAAACGCCCCACTTCGTACTTTGACCGCCGTAAAAGATGCAAGATTTCTGGTgcgagaaaaaacaacaacctcgttcggtttgtgtgtgtgtatgtgtgcgtttgcTTGATTGTTGACATTTTCAGCCAGATTTTGACAGCTGCCAGATTGACCGAAAGCAAACCGCGTACCACGAGCAGGCGTGCGCAAATCGCATTCCGAAAACTTTACCACCCGGTTgttcaaataaacaaagtgaATACCGGCCCAGACTTCCTCAACCCTCCGGTAAACTCCGTTGGCTATACAAAATTGCTACAGATTGATTGgaaactaattaaaaataaaccgatTCTTCGCAAAGAGTAGTGATCGTAAAAGCTGCCACATAAAAGCATAAAGCGAACACATCGATTGCGTGCGGAACTAGATCATCTTCTACAGTTCATTGGCATAGTGTCGATAGTGGTGTTGCCGTATCAGCTGATTCGTTCATTGGAATGCATTCGCAGTTCACTGAACTCTCTCGCTACACATATTTCTTGTGAACGGGTTGGGCGGGTGagtatattgtttttaatgttaacCCAATAATGGTTTTCAGCGAACcttgttctttcttttgtagTCGCTTCAGATGATATTTATAGAaccacttttttattattatcatgcAAAGATCGAGAACAGATCTGCAGCGTAATGATATCGAAGATAGCGACATCAGCCAACGTGTTGAAGTTAGTACGAAAGtaatttgagttttttttatattgaagaTTTATGTTGTTTTGAGCAATTACCATAAGCTCAAAAATTTACCAATTTACTACAAAATTGACTCAATCAATAACTCGGGGTAAAATACaattaacttttaaaaatgaagcaattgAAACCCCGTAAGTTATCGTTCCTGTTCCTGTCGTAGCTGTTTACTTGTAGTGACTACGGTTTTCGCACGACAAAACTGGCCCAGCTCTTGCTGTTATTCATTTCCTCAATTTCTTTTCGAAAGCTATACTGTTTACCATGGTCAGCTCCAttgcaatttataaatgtttataCGAAGAACTGAAGTGTATGTAAAAATTTCGCGCAGCTTACGCTCTGGATATGTTACGATCGTCGTTTTGACGTTACACCGTCCTCAGAAAGTGGCTGGTTCTTTAGCAAGAAGCATCATTCCTTCGTCTCATTCCCTAAT
Proteins encoded in this window:
- the LOC125763237 gene encoding androgen-induced gene 1 protein-like isoform X1 encodes the protein MAKSKSNDGYQRGVYGALRTLMHLVAAVQFSYAVYYDFTYVHFPPGMLRPGGEFGGKLKFLTVWDAILQAVYFTICLLNDFIGTNEVAPKRMPLIRKLKDYMLAAFAFPVALNVGVTFWTLMAIDRELVFPKALDAVFPGWLNHVMHTNIVIFMVIEICTSFRQYPTRKAGFTGLGIFMASYLGWLHVVHHYGGIWVYPVLEVLNLPQRILFFAVSLGFCVGLYLLGEFFNNLIWTKELKQLRAATAGGAMSQPAEDDELSTKLHAMNIV
- the LOC125763237 gene encoding androgen-induced gene 1 protein-like isoform X2, with the protein product MSSVQLYKLPAFVITWHLIAFGQYGYAIYYDRFFVHIPDDLVVPKMMRPTEYGGRSKFLTYWCLILQAVYFTICLLNDFIGTNEVAPKRMPLIRKLKDYMLAAFAFPVALNVGVTFWTLMAIDRELVFPKALDAVFPGWLNHVMHTNIVIFMVIEICTSFRQYPTRKAGFTGLGIFMASYLGWLHVVHHYGGIWVYPVLEVLNLPQRILFFAVSLGFCVGLYLLGEFFNNLIWTKELKQLRAATAGGAMSQPAEDDELSTKLHAMNIV
- the LOC125763222 gene encoding protein smoothened is translated as MIETIKMIVCLVVITFIAAGQCKDINPTTNLITPESSRPMLESINGTRNYRVHGKKGKDEKTWYDGREMRYIYCVRPAKCEPIRYKSCLGSTLPYSSISLDLTDSYSQEETHNKLFQYNALINVPKCWAVIQPFLCAVFTPKCEKINGQEMVYLPSLEMCKITLEPCRILYNTSFFPEFLKCNETLYPPKCNNDVREEMKFNATGQCQKPLVAADLPANYYKEIDGCGVQCKDPLYTDDEHRQIHKLVAWGASVCLTFNLFTLATFAIDWQNANKYPAMVIFYINFCFALSCLGWLAQFTPGGREDIVCRKDGTLRTSEPSAGENLSCIVVFILVYYFLIAAMVWFVIFTYVWHMSFKAIGKIQDRIDKKGSYFHLIAWSLPLVLTITIMALSEIDGNSTVGICFVGYLNHPIRGGFLLAPVLCVLLVGGYFLGRGLLTLIRLRISSKEIISARASKKIHQTIVRMGICTTFTFIFIVATVVCHVHEFRHSAAWATALRHFIVCQITSIFNEDVTNSCRIEHRPSVAILQVHLICLFASGIVMSSWVWTNSTLESWGRYFRRRFGTDIDEPVKLQKHKVIAQAFAKRKEFQNQGRLSISFHNSHTDPVGLKFDINSAIGSHDFSSTWANNLPRFVNRRCALTGAATSSSHDPRKNSVDSEISFSVRHVSVESRRNSIDSQVSVKIAEVKTKVASRSSRGTVVVGAAGGKHAHKSRQSRRRHDFAATGRRYSRKESSTSVESQIVTAAIQKSAGSGTGRHSSATGTFGAGNMQRRTGIGAMDAHQINDLISNGKLLLPFLQGQGLTTSEDDNVSVGSFKLQDSKFDIIMKQFEGSSRIGDGGGCGDVPTNPRTTTGGCHIEEYCSSDDDDHDDDDEVEAESLLNGRSVPLRQITSGRDNIHSRVTDGISKDVSVGTRHGKDGGGGSRVSKSSTTKSVRSRKTGTGSRQGTLSRKTQHHHRRKKEKVREREREKDMEMLERAPSPTGGTFAGGETMYDFNDSSFTSYCSELSPLQVNSSYSGVSVAKTNSRNSKRSCDVGIQTNAHEIATQTMSSFEFSEKALKNEENADIYTENHQMLPTLPMVMQAPSKLIQTTGTGGMIGRKQRDANESAGMSDAEKLKMLLLPSK